One window from the genome of Eleginops maclovinus isolate JMC-PN-2008 ecotype Puerto Natales chromosome 15, JC_Emac_rtc_rv5, whole genome shotgun sequence encodes:
- the LOC134877320 gene encoding leucine-rich repeat-containing protein 74A-like produces MMDQCEEEEEQQPSDQSVLLTGSQEQVEDQETPTQGQESNSGDEWDTDLETDSATDPKQSLSRAELYLQACQRTGSVPVSSFLHNLADTNLNLNHYGVGPLGAKALAIVLKTDNIITNLEMEENSLGPEGTRYLTEMLQTNITIESLNLSNNQLGQEGAYIISKMLSDNYYVKSIKLSGNGFDVSAAKYLADALKGDYVMKELDLSHNMFSITGGEHLGHMLAANVGIEVLNLSWNPLRMGGAMAVSAGLKENSTLKQLDLSWNSFGQMEAESLGQALKHNRTLVLLDLSGNYLDDQAVTLLCQGLNTNDTLGVLKLSHNPMTNTGALTLLKTVQNNMKSALEEIDISTVFVNEEFVELLEEVRQRRPALGVRHTTMSSVTRNLSALRILRKSLSERNESILDFFEALDKEGTTKVSTSDFRKAVKAANIPLDQQQLEWLIRKFDKSCTATIIYSQFAELS; encoded by the exons ATGATGGATcagtgtgaggaagaggaagagcagcagccATCTGATCAATCGGTCCTGCTCACAGGAAGCCAGGAGCAGGTGGAGGACCAGGAGACGCCAACCCAGGGTCAAGAGAGCAACAGTGGCGATGAGTGGGACACTGATCTGGAAACAGACA GTGCCACCGATCCGAAGCAGAGTTTGTCCCGTGCAGAGCTGTACCTTCAGGCCTGTCAGAGGACGGGATCAGTTCCTGTATCCTCCTTTCTCCATAACTTGGCTGACACCAATCTCAACCTAAACCACTATGGTGTGGGACCTTTGGGTGCCAAAGCTCTGGCCATAGTTCTGAAA ACCGACAATATTATCACCAACCTTGAGATGGAGGAAAATTCCCTTGGGCCAGAGGGGACGCGCTACCTGACGGAGATGCTTCAAACTAACATCACCATCGAAAGTCTG aatcTTTCCAACAACCAGCTTGGCCAAGAAGGAGCGTACATCATCTCCAAAATGCTGTCTGACAATTACTATGTCAAATCCATCAAACTTTCAG GAAATGGTTTTGATGTTTCTGCAGCAAAatatttagctgatgctttaaAG gGTGACTATGTGATGAAAGAGCTGGACCTCAGCCACAACATGTTCAGTATAACAGGAGGAGAACACCTGGGCCATATGTTAG CTGCAAATGTAGGTATTGAAGTCCTAAATCTGAGCTGGAACCCCCTTCGTATGGGTGGTGCTATGGCTGTTAGTGCAGGGCTGAAG GAAAACTCGACTCTGAAGCAGCTCGATCTGTCGTGGAACTCTTTTGGCCAAATGGAGGCGGAGTCCCTGGGTCAGgcactgaaacacaacagaacgCTGGTGCTGCTGGACCTCAGCGGTAACTATTTAGACGATCAGGCTGTGACACTGCTCTGCCAGGGCCTGAACACCAACGACACCCTCGGGGTCCTCAAG CTCTCACATAACCCCATGACGAATACCGGAGCTCTCACGCTGCTaaaaacagtccaaaacaacatgaaatcaGCCTTGGAGGAGATAGATATTTCT aCAGTGTTTGTGAATGAGGAGTTTGTGGAGCTGCTGGAAGAGGTCCGTCAGAGGCGTCCTGCTCTGGGTGTTCGGCACACCACCATGAGCTCTGTCACCAGGAACCTATCTGCCCTCCGGATCCTACGG AAATCTCTATCAGAGCGAAATGAGAGCATTCTGGATTTCTTCGAAGCCTTGGATAAAGAAGGAACAACCAAGGTCTCCACCTCTGACTTCAGGAAGGCTGTGAAG GCGGCTAACATACCTCTGGATCAGCAGCAGCTCGAGTGGTTGATCAGGAAGTTTGACAAGAGCTGCACCGCCACCATTATCTACAG TCAGTTTGCTGAGCTGTCctag
- the LOC134876929 gene encoding jun dimerization protein 2-like, with protein MMPGQIPDPSMAAGSLPCLGPLAGISATTLTDQLKLADFRQLGTMLSPLHFLGRLGKRPLAIKTEMDEDEERRKRRREKNKVAAARCRNKKKERTDFLQRESERLEVVNSDLKAQIEELRVERQQLMVMLNLHRPTCIVRTDSVKTPESEANPLLEQLSADAK; from the exons ATGATGCCAGGACAGATACCTGACCCTTCGATGGCGGCGGGCTCCCTGCCCTGCCTGGGCCCGCTGGCGGGCATCTCGGCCACCACACTCACTGATCAACTCAAGCTAGCCGACTTCCGCCAGCTAGGCACCATGCTGTCCCCACTGCATTTCCTGGGGCGGCTGGGGAAAAGGCCGCTGGCCATCAAGACAGAG atggatgaagatgaagaaaggagaaaacggagaagagagaaaaataaagtagcaGCAGCACGATGCCGAAACAAAAAGAAGGAACGGACTGACTTCCTTCAAAGG GAATCGGAGCGTCTGGAGGTGGTGAACTCCGACCTGAAGGCCCAGATCGAGGAGCTTCGTGTGGAGAGGCAGCAGCTAATGGTGATGCTCAATCTCCACCGGCCCACCTGCATCGTGAGGACCGACAGCGTCAAAACTCCCGAGAGCGAGGCCAACCCCCTTCTGGAGCAGCTGTCCGCCGACGCCAAGTGA
- the LOC134877050 gene encoding dihydrolipoyllysine-residue succinyltransferase component of 2-oxoglutarate dehydrogenase complex, mitochondrial-like, whose amino-acid sequence MLSRSRCAYRTVGRSLSAVSQANNVLVRQSVSGLPVCSQIVYRNSQPCEFPSSGNVFHIRYFKTSAVHRDELVTVKTPAFAESVSEGDVRWEKAVGDSVTEDEVVCEIETDKTSVQVPAPASGVIEELLVPDGGKVEGGTPLFTLRKGVVAAKAAPAPAAEAPAAAAPPTPPPPPAPTAMPPVPPQAAQAKPISAIKPTVAAPAPPLPTLGGRGENRVKMNRMRLRIAQRLKEAQDTCAMLTTFNEVDMSNIQDMRKLHKDAFLKKHNIKLGFMSAFVKAAAHALSDQPAVNAVIDDSTKEIVYREYVDISVAVSTPKGLVVPVIRNVETMNFADIEKTINALGEKARGNQLAVEDMDGGTFTISNGGVFGSMFGTPIINPPQSAILGMHGIFDRPVAINGKVEIRPMMYVALTYDHRLVDGREAVTFLRKIKAVVEDPRVLLLDM is encoded by the exons ATGTTATCACGATCCAGATGTGCATACAGGACGGTTGGTCGCTCCCTGTCAGCGGTGAGCCAG GCCAATAATGTGCTGGTCCGACAAAGTGTATCAG GCCTACCTGTCTGCAGCCAGATAGTTTACAGGAATTCTCAGCC ATGTGAATTTCCATCATCGGGGAATGTCTTCCACATCAGATACTTCAAGACATCTGCTGTCCACA GGGACGAGTTGGTCACAGTCAAAACTCCTGCGTTTGCAGAATCTGTTTCAGAGGGGGACGTGAGGTGGGAGAAAG ctGTGGGCGACTCAGTGACAGAAGATGAAGTGGTGTGCGAAATTGAGACAGACAAG ACCTCAGTACAAGTCCCCGCTCCAGCATCTGGTGTCATTGAGGAACTGCTGGTGCCTGATGGAGGGAAAGTAGAAGGAGGGACGCCGCTCTTCACACTCCGGAAAGGAG TCGTTGCTGCCAAAGCTGCTCCTGCCCCGGCTGCAGAGGCCCCGGCTGCAGCAGCCCCTCcaaccccaccaccacctccagcCCCCACTGCCATGCCTCCAGTGCCACCACAAGCTGCCCAAGCCAAACCTA TTTCTGCCATCAAGCCCACAGTTgcagctccagctccacctctTCCAACACTAGGgggcagaggagaaaacagg GTGAAGATGAACCGCATGAGGTTGAGGATCGCCCAGAGGTTAAAGGAGGCCCAGGACACCTGCGCCATGTTGACCACCTTCAACGAGGTGGACATGAG CAACATTCAGGACATGAGGAAACTCCATAAGGATGCATTCTTGAAGAAGCACAACATCAAGCTGGGTTTCATGTCGGCGTTTGTGAAGGCTGCTGCACACGCTCTGTCTGACCAGCCTGCTGTCAATGCCG TTATCGATGATTCTACCAAAGAGATCGTCTACAGGGAGTACGTAGACATTAGTGTCGCTGTGTCGACTCCAAAG GGGCTTGTCGTACCGGTGATCCGGAATGTAGAGACCATGAACTTCGCTGACATTGAGAAAACCATTAATGCATTGGGAGAAAAG GCTCGTGGCAATCAGCTAGCTGTTGAAGATATGGACGGAGGCACCTTCACCATCAGCAACGGCGGCGTGTTTGGCTCCATGTTTGGCACACCCATCATCAACCCCCCACAGTCTGCCATCCTCGGCATGCATGGCATCTTCGATCGCCCCGTGGCCATCAATGGCAAG GTTGAGATCCGCCCCATGATGTACGTGGCTCTGACATACGACCACCGACTGGTCGACGGCAGAGAGGCGGTGACTTTCCTCCGCAAGATcaaagcagtggtggaagaccCACGAGTGCTGCTTCTGGACATGTGA
- the LOC134877220 gene encoding prospero homeobox protein 1-like: protein MTSSPGMHCNNVTTNQCVKSDGMQEKIHDQEDVGTSGFGSQRAGKQLWNQHLSADEVINTKDEDESPETSPRVTGSYSDFQTSSSKEYQARKKVMNYFQSKPERIELIADVLKYELSRAVSRSVDSIFKSMPLIQTNTEGNAETDIRLQSSVDQDELELSCCGNAEVQVPDVQTEAMSLVVLKPRLENKFVHHHRPQPPILFSNHDSALHEDQPTERIHNTVRQQALRCSQDACSRVGPAKFDTHRNSIKVRSKVNSRSVRSPQTHTAAADPMLMESLCLPHVKIESDCLVKTNLYMLNEGLTTNHLKKAKLMFFYTRYPSSLVLKMCFHDVQFSRCITSQLIKWFSNFREFFYIQMEKFARHALIEGVSDVRGLTVGRQSELFRALNMHYNKANDFQVPDSFLEVAEITLREFYIYISMGKDRDPSWKKAIYKVICKLDSDVPAQFKTRHSA from the exons ATGACCAGCTCTCCAGGTATGCACTGCAACAATGTGACCACAAATCAGTGCGTGAAGTCAGACGGCATGCAGGAAAAGATACATGATCAGGAGGATGTGGGAACAAGTGGATTTGGCAGCCAGAGAGCAGGAAAGCAGCTGTGGAATCAGCATCTCAGTGCGGATGAAGTAATCAACACCAAAGATGAGGATGAATCTCCTGAAACATCTCCAAGGGTCACAGGTTCATACAGTGACTTTCAGACCAGCTCAAGTAAAGAATATCAAGCACGGAAGAAGGTGATGAACTACTTCCAATCCAAACCGGAGAGGATAGAGCTGATAGCAGATGTTTTAAAGTACGAGCTGTCCAGAGCTGTCAGTAGGAGCGTTGACTCTATTTTCAAAAGCATGCCACTTATTCAGACAAACACTGAGGGGAATGCAGAGACAGATATACGTCTTCAGTCATCAGTTGATCAAGATGAGTTAGAACTATCCTGTTGTGGAAATGCAGAGGTGCAAGTCCCAGATGTTCAAACTGAAGCTATGTCTCTGGTCGTACTAAAGCCTCGACTGGAAAACAAGTTTGTCCACCACCATCGTCCTCAACCTCCAATCCTCTTCAGTAATCATGACTCTGCTCTGCATGAAGATCAGCCAACAGAGAGGATTCACAACACCGTCCGTCAACAGGCCCTCAGGTGTTCTCAGGATGCATGCTCCAGAGTTGGTCCAGCAAAGTTTGACACACATCGGAATTCAATCAAAGTGAGGTCGAAGGTCAACTCCAGGTCTGTGAGAAGCCCACAGACTCACACTGCGGCTGCTGACCCCATGCTGATGGAAAGCCTGTGTCTCCCTCATGTCAAGATAGAATCTGACTGCCTTGTGAAGACCAACCTTTACATGCTGAAT GAGGGTCTGACCACAAATCATCTGAAGAAAGCAAAGCTCATGTTCTTCTACACGCGCTACCCGAGCTCCCTGGTGCTAAAGATGTGTTTCCATGATGTGCAG TTCTCGCGCTGCATCACCTCTCAGCTCATCAAGTGGTTCAGTAACTTCAGGGAGTTTTTCTACATCCAGATGGAGAAGTTTGCCCGACACGCTCTCATCGAAGGCGTCTCCGATGTGCGGGGGCTGACTGTGGGTAGACAATCAGAACTTTTCAGAGCTCTCAACATGCACTACAACAAAGCCAATGACTTCCAG GTCCCTGACAGTTTCCTGGAGGTTGCAGAGATTACATTAAGGgaattttacatttacatttcaatggGCAAGGATCGTGATCCCTCGTGGAAGAAAGCGATCTACAAGGTGATCTGTAAACTGGACAGTGACGTACCAGCTCAATTCAAAACTCGTCACTCTGCATGA